A DNA window from Mycolicibacter terrae contains the following coding sequences:
- a CDS encoding PGRS repeat-containing protein, with product MAAFLAFGMAPMAAPPDARADFGFDDFLGWFGLEADSQALPPEWIGSAWDLPDSADATGMEIAQLWDTYFYMPLHALLQDWINSDFGSQVNGVINQVFAPFTENFCGMICNGADGTESSVNGQAGGLWFGDGGNGWTSDIEGVAGGNGGHAGGIGNGGDGGAGGLGADGGNGGHGGEMWGHGGDGGAGGAATATLVAGDGGNGGSSGQAQDFFGMGAWGNGGNGGKGGAGLTGADGADSSAAGVAGGDGGTGTAGGKGGDGGAGSTWLGIGGNGGAGGAGGGGGAGGSGFDGAEGSFAGGGDGSGGNGSNGGAGGNGGAGGQAGAGGAGAWLFGGSGAAGTNGTAGAGGIGGDGKDGGDGADGAAGTDGTAGDPNGTAGISGGNGGDAGRGGAGGVGGDGVVAADGADGHAGIGGNGGKGGDGIDGIDGTAAAPNGTAGGNGGAGGSGGQGGLEADGTTRAADGNGAAGGIGGNGGAGYDALAAGAAPGTSGGSGGTGGSGGAGGTGATGGAGGNAGDGGRGGDGVAGLAGTNGANAGDAGNDGQAGGSGGTGGAGGAGGNGGAATSPAGAAGSNGNGGDGGAGGNAAAGGIGGDGADGDANQVDGGAGGNAGDAGTTGAGGAGGAAGTGGSTGTGVAGSGGADGSGPAPTDTHGGDGGDGFTSTTPGLSGGAGGAGGSGGTIGNGGAGGHGGGGGDDADGGNGGAGGDGGTQVGNGGTGGNGGAGQGTGTGGDGGDGGDGGAVQGDGADGGDGGANGGSGGNGGDAIGSGNGGDGGDGTAGANGANGGSGTQPGEAGADGFAGQSGGTGGAGGTGSGAGHHGGQGGAGATGGNGGDGGDGVQGAAGTFDNAGTGNGGNGGAGGSGAAGGQGGDGGAGGAGINGATAGSQGVGGSGGNGGDAGMAADGGRGADGIATHPDAGNGGDGGVVGEAGAAGDGGSGSTPGSDGNAGNGPSGQQGNGGDGGDGYDAASDPNAAPGTSGGNGGLGGDGSLLGTGGEGGSGGNGATGATGDAGMTAGANGMTGGTGGDGGDAGKGGTGGAGDGGDGVAGQGGDGGRGGNGADGADGDDSTQVGVAGGVGQDGGAGGDGGVGGKGGLTAAGSASGFDGAQGVGGDGGDGGVGGRGFDGVAGGVGSAGDDGIDGTATTAATAGTAGGTGQIGGAGSDGGAGGNGGAAGHGSTDGSQGLGGVGGAGGNGGTGGTGGGGGHGGDGYDAATDLSAAAGTSGGDGAVGGSGGAGGAGGAAGQGGAGGSGAGGQADSGADGVTGNQGAGGVGGNGGSGGDGSTGALGADGATAGADGETGGAGGNGGNAAAGGAGGVGGGGQAASGTDGTAGSGGAGGRGGNGADGADGDDSTQAGVAGGVGQDGGAGGDGGVGGKGGLTAAGSASGFDGAQGVGGDGGDGGVGGRGFDGVAGGVGSAGDDGIDGTATTAATAGTAGGTGQIGGAGSDGGAGGNGGAAGHGSTDGSQGLGGVGGAGGNGGTGGTGGGGGHGGDGYDAATDLSAAAGTSGGDGAVGGSGGAGGAGGAAGQGGAGGTGAGGQADSGADGVTGNQGAGGVGGNGGSGGDGSTGALGADGATAGADGETGGAGGNGGNAAAGGAGGVGGGGQAASGTDGTAGSGGAGGRGGNGADGADGDDSTQAGVAGGVGQDGGAGGDGGVGGKGGLTAAGSASGFDGAQGVGGDGGDGGVGGRGFDGVAGGVGSAGDDGIDGTATTAATAGTAGGTGQIGGAGSDGGAGAMVVRPVMVRPMAARVLVVLVVPGAMAGLVAPVVAAVMVGMGMTLRRI from the coding sequence GTGGCCGCCTTCCTGGCATTCGGGATGGCGCCGATGGCGGCCCCACCGGACGCCCGTGCGGACTTCGGGTTTGACGATTTTCTGGGGTGGTTCGGTCTGGAAGCCGACTCTCAAGCACTTCCGCCCGAGTGGATCGGCTCGGCCTGGGATCTGCCCGATTCGGCTGATGCGACTGGGATGGAGATAGCCCAGCTGTGGGACACCTACTTCTACATGCCGCTGCATGCACTTTTGCAGGACTGGATCAACTCTGATTTCGGGTCGCAGGTCAATGGCGTGATCAACCAGGTCTTCGCGCCGTTCACCGAGAACTTCTGCGGGATGATCTGCAACGGCGCCGACGGCACCGAGAGCAGCGTGAACGGCCAGGCCGGTGGGCTCTGGTTCGGCGACGGCGGTAACGGCTGGACCTCGGACATCGAGGGTGTAGCCGGCGGTAACGGCGGCCACGCCGGTGGTATCGGCAACGGTGGTGATGGTGGCGCCGGCGGTCTGGGTGCTGATGGTGGTAACGGCGGTCATGGTGGCGAGATGTGGGGCCACGGCGGCGATGGCGGAGCCGGTGGCGCTGCGACGGCGACGCTGGTGGCTGGGGACGGTGGCAACGGCGGGTCCTCGGGTCAGGCCCAAGACTTCTTCGGCATGGGTGCGTGGGGCAACGGAGGCAACGGAGGCAAGGGCGGCGCGGGTCTGACCGGCGCCGACGGTGCGGACTCCTCGGCCGCCGGGGTGGCTGGCGGCGACGGCGGTACGGGCACGGCGGGCGGTAAAGGCGGCGACGGCGGGGCCGGTTCGACGTGGCTCGGCATCGGCGGTAACGGCGGCGCCGGCGGTGCCGGCGGCGGGGGCGGCGCGGGCGGCAGCGGCTTCGACGGTGCCGAGGGCTCCTTCGCCGGCGGCGGTGACGGCAGTGGCGGCAACGGAAGTAACGGCGGCGCCGGTGGCAACGGCGGCGCCGGTGGACAGGCCGGCGCTGGCGGGGCGGGCGCGTGGTTGTTCGGTGGATCCGGTGCCGCGGGTACGAACGGCACGGCCGGGGCCGGCGGTATCGGCGGGGACGGCAAAGACGGCGGCGATGGCGCCGACGGCGCGGCCGGGACCGACGGGACGGCCGGCGACCCGAATGGCACCGCCGGAATCAGCGGCGGCAATGGCGGGGATGCCGGGCGCGGTGGCGCCGGTGGTGTGGGCGGCGACGGCGTGGTTGCCGCCGACGGCGCCGACGGCCATGCCGGGATCGGCGGCAACGGGGGCAAGGGCGGCGATGGCATCGACGGCATCGACGGCACCGCCGCCGCCCCGAACGGAACCGCCGGTGGTAACGGCGGCGCCGGCGGCAGCGGCGGTCAGGGCGGATTGGAAGCCGACGGCACCACCCGCGCTGCCGACGGCAATGGTGCCGCCGGAGGTATCGGCGGTAATGGCGGAGCCGGATATGACGCGCTCGCTGCCGGTGCGGCGCCGGGCACGTCCGGCGGCAGTGGCGGTACCGGTGGCAGCGGTGGCGCGGGCGGTACCGGTGCCACCGGAGGGGCCGGCGGTAATGCCGGCGATGGCGGTCGGGGCGGTGATGGGGTCGCCGGGCTGGCCGGAACCAACGGTGCCAACGCCGGCGACGCGGGCAATGACGGACAAGCCGGAGGCAGCGGTGGGACCGGCGGCGCTGGTGGTGCCGGTGGCAACGGAGGCGCGGCGACCTCGCCGGCCGGGGCGGCCGGCAGCAACGGCAACGGCGGCGACGGCGGCGCCGGAGGCAATGCCGCAGCCGGGGGGATCGGCGGCGACGGCGCCGACGGCGACGCGAACCAGGTGGATGGCGGCGCGGGCGGTAACGCCGGCGACGCCGGCACCACCGGCGCGGGCGGCGCCGGCGGCGCAGCCGGTACCGGCGGATCCACCGGCACCGGAGTGGCGGGCAGCGGCGGGGCCGACGGATCCGGTCCGGCACCCACCGACACCCACGGCGGTGACGGCGGCGATGGCTTCACCTCGACGACACCCGGGCTGTCCGGCGGTGCCGGCGGAGCCGGTGGCAGCGGCGGAACCATCGGCAACGGCGGGGCCGGCGGCCACGGCGGAGGCGGCGGCGACGATGCCGACGGCGGAAACGGCGGCGCCGGCGGTGACGGCGGCACCCAGGTCGGCAACGGCGGGACCGGCGGGAACGGCGGCGCCGGGCAGGGCACCGGCACCGGTGGTGACGGCGGTGACGGCGGGGATGGCGGCGCCGTGCAGGGCGACGGCGCCGACGGCGGCGACGGAGGCGCCAACGGCGGCAGTGGCGGCAATGGCGGCGACGCCATCGGCAGCGGCAACGGCGGCGATGGCGGCGACGGCACCGCAGGGGCCAACGGCGCCAACGGCGGCTCGGGTACCCAGCCGGGCGAGGCCGGTGCCGACGGCTTCGCCGGCCAGTCGGGTGGCACCGGCGGCGCCGGCGGTACCGGCTCCGGTGCGGGTCATCACGGCGGCCAGGGCGGTGCCGGAGCCACCGGAGGCAACGGCGGCGACGGCGGTGACGGCGTGCAGGGTGCAGCCGGCACGTTCGACAACGCGGGCACCGGCAACGGCGGGAACGGTGGTGCGGGCGGTAGCGGCGCGGCCGGCGGTCAGGGCGGCGATGGCGGTGCCGGCGGCGCGGGCATCAACGGCGCGACCGCCGGCAGCCAGGGCGTCGGTGGCAGCGGTGGCAACGGCGGCGACGCGGGTATGGCCGCCGACGGGGGCCGTGGCGCCGACGGGATCGCCACGCATCCCGATGCCGGCAACGGCGGCGACGGCGGCGTGGTCGGTGAGGCCGGCGCAGCCGGTGACGGTGGATCCGGTTCGACACCTGGTTCGGACGGCAACGCCGGTAATGGCCCGTCCGGCCAGCAGGGCAACGGCGGTGACGGGGGCGACGGCTACGACGCCGCCAGTGATCCGAACGCGGCGCCGGGCACCAGCGGCGGCAATGGCGGCCTGGGTGGGGACGGCAGCCTGTTGGGCACCGGCGGCGAGGGCGGGTCCGGTGGCAATGGCGCCACCGGTGCAACCGGTGACGCCGGTATGACCGCGGGTGCGAATGGCATGACCGGCGGTACCGGCGGTGATGGCGGTGACGCCGGGAAGGGCGGTACCGGCGGCGCCGGCGACGGCGGTGATGGAGTCGCGGGGCAGGGGGGTGATGGCGGTCGGGGTGGGAATGGTGCTGATGGCGCTGATGGTGATGATTCGACGCAGGTCGGGGTGGCTGGGGGTGTGGGTCAGGATGGTGGTGCTGGTGGTGATGGGGGTGTCGGCGGTAAGGGTGGTTTGACCGCTGCTGGGTCGGCGAGTGGTTTTGATGGCGCTCAGGGTGTCGGTGGTGATGGTGGCGATGGTGGTGTGGGTGGTCGCGGCTTTGATGGGGTGGCTGGTGGGGTCGGTTCGGCCGGTGATGACGGCATCGATGGCACGGCGACGACGGCGGCTACTGCTGGTACTGCTGGTGGTACCGGTCAGATCGGTGGTGCGGGCAGTGATGGTGGTGCTGGGGGCAATGGTGGTGCGGCCGGTCATGGTTCGACCGATGGCAGCCAGGGTCTTGGTGGTGTTGGTGGTGCCGGGGGCAATGGCGGGACTGGTGGCACCGGTGGTGGCGGCGGTCATGGTGGGGATGGGTATGACGCTGCGACGGATCTGAGTGCGGCGGCGGGTACTTCTGGTGGTGATGGTGCCGTTGGTGGTTCCGGTGGTGCCGGGGGTGCTGGGGGTGCGGCCGGCCAGGGTGGTGCCGGTGGGTCCGGTGCGGGCGGGCAGGCTGACTCGGGTGCTGATGGCGTCACCGGCAATCAGGGTGCCGGTGGTGTTGGTGGCAATGGTGGTTCCGGCGGTGATGGGTCGACGGGTGCTCTTGGTGCCGATGGCGCCACGGCGGGTGCTGATGGTGAGACCGGTGGCGCTGGTGGCAACGGCGGTAATGCCGCGGCGGGTGGCGCCGGCGGTGTGGGTGGCGGTGGCCAGGCCGCCAGTGGCACTGATGGCACAGCCGGTTCTGGTGGTGCCGGTGGTCGGGGTGGGAATGGTGCTGATGGCGCTGATGGTGATGATTCGACGCAGGCCGGGGTGGCTGGGGGTGTGGGTCAAGATGGTGGTGCTGGTGGTGATGGGGGTGTCGGCGGTAAGGGTGGTTTGACCGCTGCTGGGTCGGCGAGTGGTTTTGATGGCGCTCAGGGTGTCGGTGGTGATGGTGGCGATGGTGGTGTGGGTGGTCGCGGCTTTGATGGGGTGGCTGGTGGGGTCGGTTCGGCCGGTGATGACGGCATCGATGGCACGGCGACGACGGCGGCTACTGCTGGTACTGCTGGTGGTACCGGTCAGATCGGTGGTGCGGGCAGTGATGGTGGTGCTGGGGGCAATGGTGGTGCGGCCGGTCATGGTTCGACCGATGGCAGCCAGGGTCTTGGTGGTGTTGGTGGGGCCGGGGGCAATGGCGGGACTGGTGGCACCGGTGGTGGCGGCGGTCATGGTGGGGATGGGTATGACGCTGCGACGGATCTGAGTGCGGCGGCGGGCACGTCTGGTGGTGATGGTGCCGTTGGTGGTTCCGGTGGTGCCGGGGGTGCTGGGGGTGCGGCCGGCCAGGGTGGTGCTGGTGGGACCGGTGCGGGCGGGCAGGCTGACTCGGGTGCTGATGGCGTCACCGGCAATCAGGGTGCCGGTGGTGTTGGTGGCAATGGTGGTTCCGGCGGTGATGGGTCGACGGGTGCTCTTGGTGCCGATGGCGCCACGGCGGGTGCTGATGGTGAGACCGGTGGCGCTGGTGGCAACGGCGGTAATGCCGCGGCGGGTGGCGCCGGCGGTGTGGGTGGCGGTGGCCAGGCCGCCAGTGGCACTGATGGCACAGCCGGTTCTGGTGGTGCCGGTGGTCGGGGTGGGAATGGTGCTGATGGCGCTGATGGTGATGATTCGACGCAGGCCGGGGTGGCTGGGGGTGTGGGTCAAGATGGTGGTGCTGGTGGTGATGGGGGTGTCGGCGGTAAGGGTGGTTTGACCGCTGCTGGGTCGGCGAGTGGTTTTGATGGCGCTCAGGGTGTCGGTGGTGATGGTGGCGATGGTGGTGTGGGTGGTCGCGGCTTTGATGGGGTGGCTGGTGGGGTCGGTTCGGCCGGTGATGACGGCATCGATGGCACGGCGACGACGGCGGCTACTGCTGGTACTGCTGGTGGTACCGGTCAGATCGGTGGTGCGGGCAGTGATGGTGGTGCTGGGGCAATGGTGGTGCGGCCGGTCATGGTTCGACCGATGGCAGCCAGGGTCTTGGTGGTGTTGGTGGTGCCGGGGGCAATGGCGGGACTGGTGGCACCGGTGGTGGCGGCGGTCATGGTGGGGATGGGTATGACGCTGCGACGGATCTGA
- a CDS encoding collagen-like protein, producing the protein MGTAGTSATPDGGTGETGHTGGQGQAGGNGGAGGQGGAAGTGSTDGVVGAGGVGGNGGTGGQGGTGGNGGTGGAGYDQPGTTGLSGGNGGIGGAGGTGGDGGEGGTAGLGGLNGAGVDRADSGTDGATGVQGVGGNGGEGGVGGDGATGTTGGNGSTGNTGTAGTVGSTTGGTGGTGGDGIDGGTGGNGGTGGQGGAAGTGSTNGSVGAGGKGGDAGDGGQGGDGGAGGTGGTGYTSPTANGADGGNGGTGGTGGNAGHGGAAGTAGAGGLDGAGNNPADAGSAGSGGADGHAGVGGDGGLGGNGAQGTASNSVNTAGGTGGKGGTGGTGGQGGLEADNVTHAQQGDGGDGGDGGKGGTGMDGADGTNVVVVSTPPQTGGNAGAGGVGGAGGDGFNAGNGGDGGTGGTAGAGGDGADALASVLGPQQGGTGGVGGVGGVGGVAGTSNGGAAGSNGDGGDGGVGGAGGEGGSVLVGLGGSGAQGGHGGTGGVAGVGGGSGATQGAAGVSGAGGVGGDGGDAGITLIGGSTGGLGGTGGTGGAAASQADSIAGQGGEGGHGGDGLAGTLGGGKGGTGGNGGAASNADGSVGGQGGTGGTGGTNLAGLAVGSTGGTGGTGGAAGSGVGSVGGQGGTGGTGGSNVVGALAGGAGGAGGTGGAGGSGVGSVGGQGGTGGEGGDNLLGLAPGSTGGAGGTGGAAGTAAGSTGGAGGTGGAGGGNALSAVGGDGGAGGKGGSGTAAGTNGGDGGTGGAAGGDFIGVFTGDGGVGGNGGNGGAGGTGGTGGTGGSANGDPGSPGSAPSGSTGGAGGAGAPGSIVG; encoded by the coding sequence GTGGGCACGGCGGGAACCAGCGCGACGCCCGACGGTGGCACCGGCGAGACCGGGCACACCGGTGGGCAGGGTCAAGCGGGCGGCAACGGCGGGGCCGGCGGCCAGGGCGGCGCGGCGGGCACGGGTTCCACGGACGGCGTGGTGGGTGCCGGCGGTGTCGGCGGCAACGGTGGCACCGGCGGCCAGGGCGGAACCGGCGGCAACGGCGGCACCGGCGGCGCCGGCTACGACCAACCCGGCACCACCGGGCTGTCCGGCGGCAATGGTGGCATCGGCGGCGCAGGCGGAACCGGCGGTGACGGCGGCGAGGGCGGCACCGCAGGCCTCGGCGGCCTGAACGGGGCGGGTGTCGACCGGGCCGACTCGGGAACAGACGGCGCCACCGGTGTGCAAGGTGTCGGCGGCAACGGCGGCGAGGGTGGCGTCGGCGGCGACGGCGCGACCGGCACCACCGGCGGCAACGGCAGCACCGGCAACACCGGGACGGCGGGAACGGTGGGCAGCACCACCGGCGGCACCGGCGGCACCGGCGGCGATGGCATCGACGGCGGCACCGGCGGCAACGGCGGTACCGGTGGCCAGGGTGGCGCCGCGGGCACCGGCAGCACCAACGGCAGCGTCGGTGCCGGCGGGAAGGGCGGTGACGCCGGTGACGGCGGCCAGGGCGGCGACGGCGGGGCGGGCGGCACCGGCGGCACCGGATACACCTCGCCCACGGCGAATGGTGCCGATGGCGGCAATGGCGGGACGGGTGGCACCGGCGGCAACGCCGGCCACGGCGGCGCTGCCGGCACCGCGGGCGCCGGCGGCCTCGACGGGGCCGGAAACAACCCGGCGGACGCCGGTAGCGCCGGCAGCGGCGGCGCCGACGGTCACGCGGGCGTCGGCGGTGACGGCGGCCTGGGCGGCAACGGCGCCCAGGGAACCGCCTCCAACTCGGTGAACACCGCCGGTGGAACCGGTGGGAAGGGTGGCACCGGCGGCACCGGCGGTCAGGGCGGTCTGGAAGCCGACAACGTTACGCACGCCCAGCAGGGCGACGGCGGCGACGGCGGCGACGGCGGCAAGGGCGGCACCGGAATGGACGGCGCCGACGGCACCAATGTCGTCGTCGTCTCCACACCGCCACAGACCGGCGGCAATGCCGGGGCGGGTGGCGTCGGCGGCGCCGGTGGAGACGGGTTCAACGCCGGCAACGGCGGCGACGGCGGGACCGGTGGGACCGCCGGCGCCGGTGGAGACGGTGCGGATGCCCTGGCCAGCGTTTTGGGGCCGCAACAGGGCGGAACCGGTGGTGTCGGTGGTGTCGGCGGGGTAGGTGGTGTGGCCGGAACCTCCAACGGTGGAGCCGCCGGCAGCAACGGCGACGGCGGCGACGGTGGAGTCGGCGGTGCCGGCGGAGAGGGCGGCAGCGTCCTGGTCGGTCTGGGTGGCTCCGGTGCTCAGGGCGGCCACGGCGGCACCGGCGGGGTGGCCGGAGTGGGCGGCGGCAGCGGAGCCACCCAAGGAGCGGCCGGGGTCAGCGGCGCGGGTGGTGTCGGTGGCGACGGCGGCGATGCGGGTATCACCTTGATCGGTGGTTCTACCGGTGGACTCGGCGGCACGGGCGGCACCGGCGGTGCCGCCGCGAGCCAGGCCGACAGCATCGCCGGTCAAGGCGGCGAGGGCGGGCACGGCGGTGACGGCCTGGCCGGAACCCTCGGCGGCGGCAAGGGCGGCACCGGCGGCAACGGCGGTGCCGCGAGCAACGCCGACGGAAGTGTCGGCGGCCAGGGCGGGACCGGCGGCACCGGCGGCACCAACCTCGCCGGTCTGGCAGTCGGTAGCACTGGCGGCACCGGCGGAACCGGTGGCGCCGCCGGCAGCGGGGTCGGCAGTGTCGGCGGCCAGGGCGGCACCGGCGGCACCGGTGGCAGCAACGTTGTCGGCGCGTTGGCCGGCGGCGCAGGCGGCGCCGGCGGTACCGGTGGCGCCGGCGGCAGCGGGGTCGGCAGTGTCGGCGGCCAGGGGGGCACCGGCGGCGAGGGTGGCGACAACCTCCTCGGTCTCGCACCCGGCAGCACAGGCGGCGCCGGTGGCACCGGCGGCGCTGCCGGCACCGCGGCCGGCAGCACCGGCGGCGCCGGTGGCACCGGCGGTGCCGGTGGCGGTAACGCCTTGAGTGCCGTCGGCGGTGACGGCGGCGCCGGCGGCAAGGGTGGCTCGGGTACGGCGGCCGGCACCAACGGCGGCGACGGTGGCACCGGCGGCGCGGCCGGCGGTGACTTCATCGGAGTCTTTACCGGTGACGGCGGCGTTGGGGGCAACGGCGGAAACGGCGGCGCCGGGGGAACCGGCGGCACCGGTGGCACCGGTGGCTCGGCGAACGGCGACCCGGGCTCTCCGGGTAGTGCACCCAGCGGTAGCACGGGCGGCGCGGGAGGTGCCGGCGCTCCCGGGAGCATCGTCGGGTAG